The proteins below are encoded in one region of Shewanella putrefaciens:
- a CDS encoding ABC-F family ATPase has product MITTANITMQFGSKPLFENISVKFGGGNRYGLIGANGCGKSTFMKILCGDLEPSSGNVSLDVNERLGKLSQNQFGYEEYTLIDTVIMGHRELWKVKQERDRIYSLPEMSEEDGIAVANLEMEFAEMDGYTAESRAGELLLGVGIGIESHFGLMSEIAPGLKLRVLLAQALFSDPDVLLLDEPTNNLDIDTIRWLQDVLNQRDSTMIIISHDRYFLNSVCTHMADLDYGELRVYPGNYDEYMQAATQARERLIADNAKKKAQISELQTFVARFSANASKAKQATSRARQIDKIKLDEVKASSRVNPFIRFEQEKKLFRNALVVENLTKGYGTPLFKDLNLIVEVGERIAILGENGVGKTTLLRTLIHDIPQDEGHIQWSENANIGYYAQDHESDFANDMTLFEWMSQWRKPEDDDQSVRGILGRMLFGADDIKKSVKVLSGGEKGRMLFGKLIMQKANILMLDEPTNHMDMESIESLNNALEKYEGTLLFVSHDRAFVSSLANRILEITPNGVNDFKGTYDEFLASKGIEG; this is encoded by the coding sequence TTGATCACAACAGCGAATATCACCATGCAGTTTGGCTCTAAGCCACTGTTTGAAAACATCTCAGTTAAATTTGGCGGCGGTAACCGTTACGGTCTTATCGGTGCAAACGGCTGCGGTAAATCAACCTTCATGAAGATCCTTTGCGGTGATCTAGAGCCAAGCAGCGGTAACGTATCTTTAGACGTGAACGAGCGTCTGGGTAAACTAAGCCAGAACCAATTCGGTTATGAGGAATACACCCTGATCGACACAGTGATCATGGGCCACCGTGAGCTGTGGAAGGTAAAACAAGAGCGCGACCGAATTTATTCACTGCCAGAAATGAGCGAAGAAGACGGCATTGCCGTGGCAAACCTTGAGATGGAATTTGCCGAGATGGACGGTTACACCGCCGAATCCCGTGCGGGCGAGTTGTTGCTCGGTGTGGGTATTGGCATTGAAAGCCACTTTGGTTTGATGTCTGAAATCGCCCCAGGTTTAAAACTGCGGGTTTTGCTTGCTCAAGCCCTGTTCTCTGACCCAGATGTACTGCTGCTCGACGAACCAACCAACAACTTGGACATCGACACCATCCGCTGGTTACAGGACGTATTGAACCAACGCGACAGTACCATGATCATCATTTCCCACGACCGTTACTTCCTAAACTCAGTCTGTACCCATATGGCGGACTTAGACTACGGTGAGCTGCGCGTTTACCCAGGTAACTACGACGAATATATGCAAGCGGCCACCCAGGCACGCGAGCGTTTAATTGCGGATAATGCGAAGAAAAAGGCTCAAATTTCTGAGCTGCAAACCTTCGTTGCACGTTTCTCCGCTAACGCTTCTAAGGCAAAACAAGCGACTTCCCGCGCCCGTCAAATCGACAAAATTAAGCTGGATGAAGTCAAAGCCTCTAGCCGCGTGAACCCCTTTATTCGTTTCGAACAGGAAAAGAAACTGTTCCGCAACGCCTTAGTGGTTGAAAACTTAACCAAAGGTTATGGCACGCCCCTATTTAAAGATTTGAATCTGATCGTCGAAGTGGGCGAGCGTATTGCGATTCTAGGTGAAAACGGGGTGGGTAAAACGACCCTGCTGCGCACCTTAATCCATGATATTCCACAGGATGAAGGCCATATTCAATGGTCCGAAAACGCCAACATTGGCTACTACGCCCAGGATCACGAGTCTGATTTCGCGAACGACATGACTTTATTCGAATGGATGAGCCAGTGGCGCAAACCCGAAGATGACGATCAATCTGTCCGTGGCATTTTAGGCCGTATGTTATTTGGCGCCGACGACATTAAAAAGTCCGTTAAAGTGCTGTCGGGTGGTGAGAAGGGCCGGATGTTATTTGGCAAGCTTATCATGCAAAAAGCCAATATTCTGATGCTCGACGAACCGACTAACCATATGGATATGGAATCTATCGAGTCATTAAACAACGCCTTAGAAAAATACGAAGGAACACTGTTGTTTGTGAGTCACG